The Streptomyces durmitorensis genome contains the following window.
CCACGGGCAGCGAGGCGCCGCCGGAGACGCAGAGCCGCAGCGTGGGCAGCTCGGCGGCCGTGATCTCGGCCGCCGCGGCGACGAGGTTCACGTACATCGTCGGCACCCCGTGGAAGGTGTTGACGCCCTCCGCCGCCATCAGCGCGATGGCCCGCGCGGCGTCGAAGCGCGGCAGCAGGACGAGCGTCGCGCCCGCGCGCCAGGTGGCGTTCATGGAGACGGTCTGGCCGAACGCGTGGAAGAGCGGGAGCGCGCCGAGCGCGACGTCGTCGCGGCGCACGTCGTGGGCGTCGAAGGCGCAGACGGTCGCGTTCATGACCAGGTTGAGGTGGCTGAGCACGGCGCCCTTGGGGACGCCCGTGGTGCCGCTGGTGTAGAAGACGACGGCGGGGTCGTCGGCCGCACGCGTGACGTAACCGGGGAGCGGTTCGGCCGCGCCCGCCAGGGTCTCGAACTCGCCGCCCCCGCCGAGAGTCAGCATCCGTACGCCGGTGGCGGCGGCAGCGGCTTTGCCCGTCTCGGCCTGCGCGGGGTGGCAGAGCAGCAGGGTGGCGCCGCTGTCCCGCAGGACGTGCTCGACCTCCTCTGCGGAGAGCAGGAGGTGTACGGGGACCACGACGCCGCCCGCGGCGAGGATCGCGTAATAGGCGCGCGGGAACTCGGCGGTGTTGGGCGCCATCAGGGCCACCCGGTCGCCCGGCGCGACCCCGAGCCCCACCAGGGCCGCCGCCTGCGCGCGGGCCTGCTCCCACAACTCGCCGAAGGAAAGCCGCAGTTCACCCTCGACGAGGGCGGTGCGGTCCGGTTGGCGACGTGCGGGCTCGGCGAGGATCGCGGCGAGGGACAGCGTGGCCATGGGTGGGGCTCCGTTTCCTTGCGTTCCGTGCGGTCGTGCGTTCCGTGCGGACGTGTGTTCCGTGCGTTCCGTGCGTTCCGTGCGTTCCGTGCGTTGTTTCCGTTGGTGAGGGAGGGGGTTCAGCCGCGCTCGACCAGCAGCGCGCTGCCCTGTCCGACGCCCACGCACATCGTGGCGAGGCCGCGGGAGGCGCCGGTGCGGCGCATGCGGTGCAGCAGCGTGGTGAGGATGCGGGCGCCCGAACAGCCGAGGGGGTGGCCGAGGGCGATGGCGCCGCCGGTTGGGTTCACCAGCTCCGGATCGATGCCGAGGGCGTCGACGCAGGCGAGTGCCTGGGCCGCGAAGGCTTCGTTGAACTCGGCCTCCTGGAGGTCGCCGATGCTCCAGCCGACGCGGGCGAGCGCCTTCTGGG
Protein-coding sequences here:
- a CDS encoding long-chain-fatty-acid--CoA ligase, encoding MATLSLAAILAEPARRQPDRTALVEGELRLSFGELWEQARAQAAALVGLGVAPGDRVALMAPNTAEFPRAYYAILAAGGVVVPVHLLLSAEEVEHVLRDSGATLLLCHPAQAETGKAAAAATGVRMLTLGGGGEFETLAGAAEPLPGYVTRAADDPAVVFYTSGTTGVPKGAVLSHLNLVMNATVCAFDAHDVRRDDVALGALPLFHAFGQTVSMNATWRAGATLVLLPRFDAARAIALMAAEGVNTFHGVPTMYVNLVAAAAEITAAELPTLRLCVSGGASLPVAVLERFEEAFGVPVYEGYGLSETSPTASVNQPVFGTKAGSIGHPLWGVDVEIARADVEGRIELLPTGELGEVVVRGHNVFSGYLGRPEATAEAVVDGWFRTGDLGTKDADGFLAIVDRKKDVIIRGGFNVYPREVEEVLMRHPDVAHVAVIGLPDEVHGEEICAVVVAAPGSAPDAAQITEWSKEHLGRHKYPRRVEFTGELPLGPSMKVLKRELRVTYSGA